The following coding sequences lie in one Borreliella spielmanii genomic window:
- a CDS encoding pallilysin-related adhesin, giving the protein MIKVLIASVINFNRELIWFYNYFYRFLFIFFFFILFACSKVNKDFIVFNKDVKSVSKIENISSNVLEINKMEDFFGDIIDLKGYKILAVQQENLNLDVYFEQVVLAQDFSNLNAYLFIIGFDPKIKVGTILFKTQIDIDPKNSYNMYLEDITGDYDFNIVVQGFLKDKSVLYVFQKSVLNDVSSYKPIFFDKVNGTVLINKYARSSAYEENRSRESYPISLEKYEKVGEDLIISKIEKYEYSHVQGKYYLSSVSEKVGKIDNNIYKTLKNLSKDEVYRFLHGVWYDAHDYNKKQDKDINETLFLSFERQSSEINLFIKNSQEVAKIKYISKPAYNTLNISAKSLFSDLIVYNFWIKIVDKENIEVKIDTSTNSYDNSGFSGAFKRFDEDVLNVEKNGNNMYFIPIGNYVYKDKIYDFSYPHLTYIDENKIYYGIFNIFPLKNNFVLEYEIDMGSHKLVESFFLEHSERVVQKQKFSTIILNPIKILKDDVSLVKGQKLKLERIEKIG; this is encoded by the coding sequence ATGATAAAAGTTTTGATTGCTAGTGTAATTAATTTTAATAGGGAATTAATTTGGTTTTATAATTATTTTTATAGATTTTTATTTATATTCTTTTTTTTTATATTATTTGCTTGTTCTAAGGTAAACAAAGATTTTATTGTTTTTAACAAAGATGTAAAATCTGTTTCCAAGATTGAGAATATAAGTTCTAATGTTTTAGAAATAAACAAAATGGAAGATTTTTTTGGAGATATTATAGATTTAAAGGGCTATAAAATTCTTGCAGTACAGCAAGAAAATTTGAACTTAGATGTTTATTTTGAACAGGTAGTTTTAGCTCAAGATTTTTCAAATCTTAATGCATATTTGTTTATTATTGGTTTTGATCCCAAAATTAAAGTTGGAACGATTCTTTTTAAAACCCAAATAGATATTGATCCAAAAAATTCTTATAACATGTATCTTGAGGATATTACGGGTGATTACGATTTTAACATAGTTGTTCAAGGATTTTTAAAAGATAAATCTGTTTTATATGTTTTTCAAAAATCTGTTTTAAATGATGTATCTTCTTATAAACCCATATTTTTTGATAAAGTTAATGGCACTGTTCTTATCAATAAGTATGCAAGATCTTCAGCATATGAAGAAAATAGATCAAGAGAAAGTTATCCTATTTCTTTAGAAAAATATGAAAAAGTGGGAGAAGATTTGATAATCAGTAAGATTGAAAAGTATGAATATTCTCATGTTCAAGGCAAATATTATCTTTCTTCTGTTAGTGAAAAAGTTGGCAAGATTGATAATAATATTTATAAAACTTTAAAGAATTTAAGCAAAGATGAAGTTTATAGATTTTTACATGGAGTTTGGTATGATGCTCATGATTATAATAAAAAACAAGATAAAGATATTAATGAGACTTTATTTTTATCTTTTGAAAGGCAATCAAGCGAGATTAATCTTTTTATAAAAAATTCTCAAGAAGTTGCAAAAATTAAATATATTTCAAAACCGGCTTACAACACTCTTAATATTAGTGCTAAGTCTCTTTTTTCAGATTTAATAGTTTACAACTTTTGGATAAAAATTGTAGACAAAGAAAACATTGAAGTCAAAATTGACACTAGTACAAATTCTTATGATAATAGTGGATTTTCGGGGGCATTTAAGAGATTTGATGAAGATGTTTTAAATGTTGAAAAAAATGGTAATAATATGTATTTTATTCCTATTGGGAATTATGTGTATAAGGACAAAATTTATGATTTTTCTTACCCACATTTAACTTATATTGATGAAAACAAAATTTATTATGGCATTTTTAATATTTTCCCTTTAAAAAATAATTTTGTTCTCGAATATGAAATTGATATGGGTAGTCACAAGCTTGTTGAATCTTTTTTTCTTGAACATAGCGAAAGAGTTGTTCAAAAGCAAAAATTTTCTACAATTATTCTTAATCCTATTAAAATTTTAAAAGATGATGTAAGCTTAGTTAAAGGGCAAAAATTAAAACTTGAGCGAATAGAAAAAATAGGATAA
- a CDS encoding 1-acylglycerol-3-phosphate O-acyltransferase encodes MKILRSIIAYLSILLFFLIFIFFLFPFYLVCKIFLLESYVVRLSFVMMRVCIKVGLWLAGIKIIVTGSENIPKKSNIIIMGNHIAAMDPLIFIYTFVNPFVILAKHSLLRVPFVNLILIVMGTIFVNRRSIRSAAAAEAKAIKVMREGRTIGIFPEGTRNRGGDTKVFKKGAIKMALKTGTPILPVTLYNTNNFFIKNIIFNSGLSVYVHVHPLIDILKLSEYEKENLASIIRDQIVKKLETIKI; translated from the coding sequence ATGAAAATATTGAGAAGTATTATAGCTTATTTGAGTATTTTATTGTTCTTTTTAATTTTTATTTTTTTTTTATTTCCTTTTTACTTGGTTTGTAAAATTTTTTTGCTTGAGAGTTATGTTGTTAGGTTAAGTTTTGTTATGATGCGGGTTTGTATTAAGGTTGGTTTATGGCTTGCGGGAATTAAAATTATTGTTACAGGTTCTGAGAATATTCCTAAAAAAAGCAATATAATAATAATGGGAAATCATATTGCGGCTATGGATCCTCTAATTTTTATTTATACTTTTGTTAATCCATTTGTAATATTGGCAAAACATTCTTTACTTAGGGTTCCTTTTGTGAATCTTATTCTAATTGTTATGGGCACTATTTTTGTTAATAGAAGGAGCATAAGATCTGCTGCTGCAGCTGAGGCTAAGGCAATAAAGGTTATGAGAGAGGGTAGAACTATTGGAATTTTCCCTGAAGGGACTAGAAATAGGGGGGGGGATACTAAGGTTTTTAAAAAAGGTGCAATTAAGATGGCATTAAAGACAGGAACACCTATTCTTCCTGTTACTCTTTATAATACTAATAACTTTTTCATTAAAAACATTATTTTTAATTCTGGGCTATCTGTTTATGTCCATGTACATCCTTTGATAGATATTTTAAAATTAAGTGAATATGAAAAAGAGAATCTTGCTAGTATTATTAGAGATCAAATAGTTAAAAAGCTTGAAACTATTAAAATTTAA
- a CDS encoding DNA topoisomerase IV subunit B — MKTQNYDESKIITLSSLEHIRLRSGMYIGRLGDGSNIDDGIYILIKEIIDNSIDEFIMGYGNEIFIKKQNNLITIRDYGRGIPLGKVVESVSVINTGAKYNDDVFQFSVGLNGVGTKAVNALSSKFLVRSIRNGKSFEALFSKGNLLESREIESSDKDGTYVEFLADSEIFGKYSYSEDFLKRRFFHYACLNKGLIINYNDQIFESKNGLLDFLNSEIKSDDLLYDIVYYSSKTLEFAFSHTNNYGETYFSFVNGQYTNDGGTHQTGFREGFVRAINDFLKKTYSSTDIREGLVATLSVKIKDPIFESQTKNKLGNIETRGNVAKEVQKIISEILYKDKILAKLIEKKVVDNERLRKELSSVRKEARERAKKISFKIPKLKDCKFHFNSSSNQSEQTMIFLTEGDSATGSMVSCRDVYTQAIFSLRGKPQNMFEKNKSEIYKNEELYNMMVALGIEESIENLRYNKVVIATDADFDGFHIRNLLLTFFLTFFEDLILNGHMYILETPLFRVRNKKNTIYCYSEEEKQKAVLQLKGGCEVTRFKGLGEISPNEFKGFIDINSIKLTKVDLFNIKEIKDKLGFYMGQNTPERRNFIMENLI; from the coding sequence ATGAAGACTCAAAATTATGATGAAAGTAAAATAATTACTCTATCTTCTCTTGAACACATTAGATTAAGATCTGGTATGTATATTGGCCGCTTAGGGGATGGTTCTAATATTGATGATGGTATTTATATTTTAATTAAAGAGATAATAGACAATTCAATTGATGAGTTTATTATGGGTTACGGAAATGAAATTTTTATAAAAAAACAAAATAATCTAATTACTATTAGAGATTATGGAAGAGGAATTCCTCTTGGTAAAGTTGTTGAGAGTGTTTCAGTTATTAATACTGGAGCCAAGTATAATGATGATGTTTTTCAATTTTCTGTAGGTCTTAATGGGGTTGGAACTAAGGCGGTTAATGCCTTAAGTTCGAAATTTTTAGTAAGATCAATAAGAAATGGCAAATCTTTTGAAGCTTTATTTTCTAAAGGAAATTTGCTGGAATCTAGAGAAATAGAATCTTCTGATAAAGATGGTACTTATGTTGAGTTTTTAGCAGATTCAGAGATATTCGGAAAATATTCTTACAGCGAAGATTTTCTAAAGAGAAGATTTTTCCATTATGCTTGTTTGAATAAAGGGCTTATAATAAACTATAATGATCAAATTTTTGAATCCAAAAATGGTCTTTTAGATTTTTTGAATTCAGAAATTAAAAGTGATGATTTGCTTTATGATATTGTTTACTATTCTAGCAAAACCTTAGAATTTGCTTTTTCTCATACAAATAATTATGGTGAGACTTATTTTTCATTTGTTAATGGGCAATATACCAACGATGGAGGCACTCATCAGACTGGTTTTAGAGAAGGCTTTGTAAGGGCTATTAACGATTTTCTTAAAAAAACATATTCGTCGACAGATATTAGGGAAGGCCTTGTTGCAACTCTTTCTGTTAAAATTAAAGACCCAATATTTGAAAGTCAAACTAAGAATAAGCTTGGAAATATTGAAACTAGAGGAAATGTTGCAAAGGAAGTGCAAAAGATAATTTCTGAAATTTTGTATAAAGATAAAATACTTGCAAAATTAATTGAGAAAAAAGTAGTTGACAATGAGCGACTTAGAAAAGAGTTAAGTAGTGTAAGAAAAGAAGCAAGAGAGAGAGCAAAAAAAATATCTTTTAAGATTCCTAAACTTAAGGATTGCAAATTTCATTTTAATAGTAGCAGTAATCAGTCAGAACAAACTATGATTTTCTTAACAGAAGGGGACTCTGCAACCGGTTCAATGGTGTCTTGTAGAGATGTTTATACTCAGGCTATATTTTCTCTTAGAGGAAAACCTCAAAATATGTTTGAAAAAAATAAATCTGAAATATATAAAAATGAAGAGCTTTATAATATGATGGTGGCTCTCGGCATTGAGGAATCAATTGAAAATTTAAGGTACAATAAGGTTGTAATAGCAACTGATGCAGATTTTGATGGATTTCATATTAGAAATTTGTTGTTAACTTTTTTCTTGACTTTTTTTGAAGATTTAATTTTAAATGGTCATATGTATATTTTAGAAACCCCTCTTTTTAGGGTTAGGAATAAAAAAAACACAATCTATTGTTATTCTGAGGAAGAAAAGCAAAAAGCTGTTCTTCAGCTTAAGGGTGGATGTGAAGTAACAAGATTTAAAGGTCTTGGTGAAATTTCTCCAAATGAATTTAAAGGTTTTATTGATATTAATAGCATTAAGCTTACAAAAGTGGATCTTTTTAATATTAAAGAAATAAAAGATAAGTTGGGGTTTTATATGGGGCAAAATACTCCTGAAAGGCGGAATTTTATTATGGAGAATTTGATTTAA